GGCCGCTCGAGGACCCGGGAcctacccccttcccccccaccgcCGCGTCGCCGCGCTCTCCGGGCACCTCCAGCTCTGCACTTACGCGCGCGGCAGCTGCGGGGAGCCCGGCAGCCACACTCTCAGGCGCGCCGCCCGCTTGCCGGGCTACCACGGCCGAGAGCCGGCTGCGGGGCTTCGTGGCCCCCAGCGGGCGCGCCGGAGGAGCAGGCGGCGATGCGGACGCCGACTCTGGCTGTGGGGCGCCTGAGCTGCCACGGCTGGGCCCCGGCTCCTGGAAGGACCGCGTAGCTATCGGAAGGACCATGGCGTCCCCGGCGCTGGCCGCAGCACTGGCGGTGGCGGCGGCTGAGGGCCCAAACAGGAGCGACGCGGGCGAATGGGGTAGCGGCGGGGGTGTCAACGCCTCGGGGACCGACTGGGGGCCACCGCCGGGCCAGTACTCCGCAGGTGCTGTGGCGGGGCTGGCAGCCGTGGTGGGTTTCCTCATCGTTTTCACCGTGGTGGGCAACGTGCTCGTGGTGATCGCCGTGTTGACCAGCCGAGCGCTGCGCGCCCCGCAAAACCTCTTCCTGGTGTCTCTGGCCTCGGCTGACATCCTGGTGGCCACACTGGTCATGCCCTTTTCGCTGGCCAATGAGCTCATGGCCTACTGGTACTTTGGGcaagtgtggtgtggtgtgtaccTGGCACTGGACGTGCTCTTCTGCACCTCGTCCATCGTGCACCTGTGTGCCATAAGTCTGGACCGATACTGGTCGGTGACGCAAGCAGTAGAGTACAACCTGAAGCGCACGCCGCGGCGTGTCAAGGCCACCATCGTGGCCGTGTGGCTCATCTCGGCTGTCATATCCTTCCCGCCTCTCGTCTCATTCTACCGCCGGCCCGACGGCGCCGCCTACCCGCAGTGCGGCCTCAACGATGAGACCTGGTACATCTTGTCCTCCTGTATAGGCTCCTTCTTCGCGCCCTGCCTCATCATGGGCCTGGTCTATGCGCGCATCTACCGCGTGGCCAAGCTGCGCACGCGTACGCTCAGCGAGAAACGCACCCCCTCTGGCCCCGACGGCGCGTCCCCGACCACAGAAAATGGGCTGGCAAAGGCAGCGGGGGAGAATGGGCATTGCGCGCCCCCGCGCACTGATGTGGAGCCGGATGAGAGCAGCGCAGCGGAGAGGAGGAGGCGCCGGGGCGCGCTGCGTAGAGGAGGACGGCGGCGAGAGGGCACCGAGGGGGACATAGGCAGTGTGGACGGACCAGGACCGGGGCTGGCAGCGGAGCAGGGCGCCCGGACGGCGTCTCGGTCTCCTGGTCCCGGAGGACGCTTGTCGCGGGCCAGCTCGCGCTCCGTCGAGTTCTTTCTGTCGCGCCGGCGCCGGGCGCGCAGCAGTGTGTGCCGCCGCAAGGTGGCCCAGGCGCGCGAGAAGCGCTTCACCTTCGTGTTGGCGGTGGTCATGGGCGTGTTCGTACTCTGCTGGTTCCCCTTCTTCTTCAGCTACAGTCTGTATGGCATCTGCCGCGAGGCCTGCCAGCTGCCAGAGCcgctttttaagtttttcttctgGATCGGCTACTGCAACAGTTCGCTCAATCCGGTCATCTACACTGTCTTTAACCAGGACTTCAGGCGCTCTTTCAAGCACATCCTCTTCCgaaggaggagaaggggcttCAGGCAGTGACTCTCAGGCAGTGACTCTCAGGCAGTGACTCCTGGACAGCTCCGAACCCTGGCAGGCAGAGGGACCAACCAGGGTAGCCTCTCCAGAGTTCCAGGAATATCCTGGACTTGTGAGCACAGTGTGGGATGTGGCGAGAGCGGGAGCGGGTCGAAAGACAACTGGGCCTCAGGGAATGGGGAGGAGAAAGGCAGACCCCTTTGCCTTCCCGTCTCAGCGAGGGGCTGTGGCTAGGTTGTGGATTCAGTTCCTGAGAAGGCGTCTGTGGAGTGTGGCTGTGAAGTAAGGGCTTTAGAGGGCAGACAGCTGCAGCAAGAAaggacccccaccccccgccaactTTCAGCCTTCCCGTGAGCAAGGGCTGACTTCCTATGACCTAAAAAAGGCatctgtctggggggtggggaggaggagggaagacacAGACAATCTCTGATTGAgtatttgccaaaaaaaaaaaaaaaaaaaacaatgacagccaaaacaaccaaaccattTTCTAAATAAACCTTTGTAATCTAAGCGTCAGGTGCATTGGTGAGTCCTTAAGCCAGGGTGTGAGGGGACTCTCCAGAACTTCCCTTGAGTgtcccacacacgcacacactaggGTAGAGAGCGCTCTGAGTTCCGTCTTTCAGGAGGAAGGTGGGTAAGGGGTATCGTCTCCTTAAACAGTTAaatgttttgggtatatgcaAAGTATATACTCAAATTTCTTTTCAGCAAGCGGCTATGAGGCAAAGGAGTGGAGGGCATCAAGCTGACTCCAAATTTAgatcttgtgtatgtgtgtgtgtgtggggggtggagtCTGCACCTCATTCCGTGCCTGCTCGGCCCCAGGCATCTGTACTGGGAGCTCTGTGTGGTTCTGGATGCAGTGTACTCTTCCAGTCGCCTCTGGAAGTGGACAGGGTGGGGTGAGACCTATCCCAAGAAGTCTTCCCCCACAGATAGGGTGGACGGACTTGTGGCCGGATGCCTTTGCTGAGTTGCTGGGTGGTCAGAGTGAGCTGGACAGTCCCAAAGTGTTGCTTCGGAAGCAAAACAGTACCTGGGGACTGTCACTATGGCCCAGAGGGAAGAAAACTTGTTGAAGAGCAGGGGAGGGTCTAAAGACCCCTCCCAAGACTTCTCCTCAGTGTCACCCACTCTTGACCTTTTCTCAACCTTCAGTCCccagtataaaatatttttgagggcCTTCTTGTCTCCAAGCCAGGATGCCATGAGCTCTAGTAGCCCCCCTGTGACAAGTCCTGGCAGCCCCCAGGGTAACTTGGAAGGAAAGTTACTAGCAGGACTTGGGCGTGGGGTGGGGAGTTGCCTCAACACCTGTGATCCAACACACTCCAGCTGTGTGGGCTACAGACTgcatcacttttaaaaaaatatttgtttatttatttataatgtatacagtgctctacctgcatgtacatctgctggcctgaagagggcatcagatcacattatagatggttgtgagccaccatgtggtggctgggaattgaactcaggacctccactgagccatctctccagcctcagactaCATCACTTCTCTGGTGACACATTTACTGTGCACTGGGCTTAGGCCCAGCTGGGGGAAACTGAGCCTGGAGTGATGAGAGGGGCAGAATAGGCTGGCTAGGGCAGATCAGGGAGACCTCAGCTCTCTCTGGTCCTGTGAAGCAGGAACTTTGCAGGATGCCAAGATGGTCCAAAGGCATAGTCAGGTGCCCTGGGGGGTGATAGCTGGTAAGTGGCAGAGTTTATCCCACTAGGGGAAAGATTGTGTAAAAAGGCCTCCTGGGCCCGGGGCCTCAGAATTGGCCCTGTGGAATCTGCATCTCAGAGCACCCTGAATAGGGCCCAGATAACGGACGAGAGAGGGAGGCAGTGCTTGTCCTTCTGCAAATCCAACCCAAGATGCTTTCGTCTTAAACAGAGTAGCATTTTTTGATTCGGTGACTATTGCTTAAGGCATGTTTCTTGAAGCCCAGAGAGGTGACTAAACCTGTCTGGGATCACACAGCTAGCCATAAGACCCACACAGGGTTTCGGTCCTGGGTTAAAATTCaatcataaaataagaatttctagccagatcttcaccaacacttaGCTTGT
This DNA window, taken from Acomys russatus chromosome 22, mAcoRus1.1, whole genome shotgun sequence, encodes the following:
- the Adra2c gene encoding alpha-2C adrenergic receptor, with the translated sequence MASPALAAALAVAAAEGPNRSDAGEWGSGGGVNASGTDWGPPPGQYSAGAVAGLAAVVGFLIVFTVVGNVLVVIAVLTSRALRAPQNLFLVSLASADILVATLVMPFSLANELMAYWYFGQVWCGVYLALDVLFCTSSIVHLCAISLDRYWSVTQAVEYNLKRTPRRVKATIVAVWLISAVISFPPLVSFYRRPDGAAYPQCGLNDETWYILSSCIGSFFAPCLIMGLVYARIYRVAKLRTRTLSEKRTPSGPDGASPTTENGLAKAAGENGHCAPPRTDVEPDESSAAERRRRRGALRRGGRRREGTEGDIGSVDGPGPGLAAEQGARTASRSPGPGGRLSRASSRSVEFFLSRRRRARSSVCRRKVAQAREKRFTFVLAVVMGVFVLCWFPFFFSYSLYGICREACQLPEPLFKFFFWIGYCNSSLNPVIYTVFNQDFRRSFKHILFRRRRRGFRQ